One Malania oleifera isolate guangnan ecotype guangnan chromosome 10, ASM2987363v1, whole genome shotgun sequence genomic region harbors:
- the LOC131165394 gene encoding protein LYK5-like: MCKSKMNVRVIKSKISNSRTARSAKSSSQPSQQATRASSIGEPSSGSFTDGNYTSGSSYRYLSGSSSTSTQAALSTIKESLADNAHIYEFSEICSATNNFALAKRFSSSSWRCSIRGKDVVVFQRKFRRPMELQELRERLGTICKCHHMSVIKLLGASISGNYIYLVYDYVHGANLAECLRNPRNPNFTVLSNWLSRMQIAADLAHGLDYIHHSAGLDRKFVHNRIKSSSIVVTEPSLNAKICHFGTAALSGEIAVEDLKNSTESKIELQRSRSRVMRIEGTRGYMAPEFQSTGIATRRTDVYAFGIVILELLSGKEPLKYRVDEESGGYERESVIEAARGAVDDGRLRQWVDRRLGDSYPVGVAEAMARMGLECVDADPGKRPDMGRVAGTVSKLYLESITWAEKMGVPTDFSVSLAPR; the protein is encoded by the coding sequence ATGTGCAAATCGAAGATGAATGTTCGCGTAATCAAATCGAAAATCTCGAATTCACGAACCGCGCGATCCGCGAAGTCATCTTCCCAACCATCGCAACAAGCTACGCGCGCGTCTTCGATCGGAGAACCGTCGTCGGGCAGTTTCACGGACGGCAACTACACCAGCGGTTCGAGCTACAGGTACTTGTCGGGATCGTCGTCGACATCGACACAGGCAGCTCTGTCAACCATCAAAGAGTCCTTAGCAGATAACGCTCACATCTACGAGTTCTCTGAAATTTGCTCTGCCACCAACAATTTCGCGCTCGCCAAACGCTTCTCCTCCTCTTCTTGGCGGTGCAGCATCCGCGGCAAAGACGTCGTCGTTTTTCAGCGAAAGTTCCGCCGCCCGATGGAGCTGCAGGAGCTCCGTGAGAGGCTTGGGACGATCTGCAAGTGCCACCATATGAGCGTAATCAAGCTTCTCGGCGCTTCGATCTCCGGTAATTACATTTATCTGGTGTATGACTACGTCCACGGCGCTAACCTCGCGGAGTGTCTGAGGAACCCTAGAAATCCTAATTTCACCGTGCTCTCGAACTGGCTCTCAAGAATGCAGATCGCTGCCGACCTTGCGCACGGCCTCGATTACATCCACCACAGCGCCGGCCTGGACCGGAAATTCGTCCACAACCGCATCAAGAGTTCAAGCATCGTCGTCACGGAACCATCCTTGAACGCGAAAATCTGCCATTTCGGCACTGCCGCCCTCAGCGGCGAGATCGCGGTAGAAGATCTCAAAAATTCGACGGAAAGTAAGATCGAATTGCAGCGATCGAGGAGCCGAGTGATGAGAATCGAAGGGACGAGGGGGTACATGGCGCCGGAGTTCCAGAGCACAGGAATCGCGACTCGAAGGACGGATGTCTACGCGTTCGGGATAGTGATTCTGGAGCTGTTGTCGGGGAAGGAGCCATTGAAGTATCGAGTGGACGAAGAGAGCGGGGGGTACGAGAGGGAGAGCGTGATCGAGGCGGCGAGGGGGGCGGTGGACGACGGGCGGTTGCGGCAGTGGGTGGACCGCCGGTTGGGGGATTCATACCCGGTGGGGGTGGCGGAGGCGATGGCGCGTATGGGATTGGAGTGCGTGGATGCGGATCCGGGTAAGAGGCCGGATATGGGTCGGGTGGCAGGCACGGTGTCGAAGCTGTATCTGGAATCGATAACGTGGGCGGAGAAAATGGGCGTACCCACAGACTTCTCGGTCTCTCTCGCCCCTAGATGA
- the LOC131165393 gene encoding GCN5-related N-acetyltransferase 8-like, which translates to MAAAAVAPPSPPATAVPETPVRTTLFARIRLGNPSVVPLLHKLARQMAVFERVTDHFPATEASLAATLFTHPPFHSFTVFIPEVSRSPFSDHLPAAAAAEFVLFFPNYSIFLGKPGFYAEDLFVRECCRRKRLEMMLLSAVASQAVEMGYEKSGVVCA; encoded by the coding sequence ATGGCTGCCGCCGCAGTCGCACCACCATCACCTCCCGCCACCGCTGTGCCTGAAACCCCAGTCAGAACCACCCTGTTCGCTAGAATCCGACTGGGGAACCCATCGGTCGTCCCTCTCCTCCACAAGCTCGCCAGGCAGATGGCCGTCTTCGAGCGCGTCACCGACCACTTCCCTGCCACCGAAGCCTCCCTCGCCGCCACCCTCTTCACCCACCCGCCCTTCCACTCCTTCACCGTCTTCATCCCCGAAGTCTCTCGCAGCCCCTTCTCCGATCACCTCCCGGCGGCTGCAGCGGCCGAGTTCGTGCTGTTCTTCCCGAACTACTCGATATTTCTGGGGAAGCCGGGGTTTTACGCGGAGGACTTGTTCGTGAGGGAATGTTGCCGGAGGAAGCGATTAGAAATGATGCTGTTGTCGGCGGTGGCGTCGCAGGCGGTGGAGATGGGGTACGAGAAGAGTGGAGTGGTGTGTGCTTGA